CCGCTGGGTCGCGCAGGGCACGTGGCACGTCTGCGCCCTCTTCGGCAGTCGCGGCCTTGTGCTCGCCGGCCCCTTCGGCGTCATCGGCGTGATCCTCCTGTGGGTGGGCATGCAGATCGTCGGCTGGGCCATGGTGTATCTGCCCCACGTCCCCGACGGGTTCAGCTACTCCCCCGGGCTGCGGCCGGAGGACTATCCCGATGCGCTGGAGGCGTTCTACTTCTCGGCGGTGAGCCTTTCGACCCTGGGCCTGGGAGACGTGGCCGGATCGGATCCGTGGGTGCGATTCATCAATCCATTCGAGTCGGTCATCGGCTTCGGCCTGCTGACCGCGGCCGTGTCCTGGTTCCTGGAGCTGTACCCCGGCCTGCGGCGGCGCCGCGCGTTCGCCCTGCGCCTCGCCGTCCTCGAGCGCGCCGGCTTCGGGGTCGAGCTGCCCCACATCGATGCCGCCGTCGTGGCGGGCACGCTGCACAGCCTGGTCGCCGAACTCGCGCAGGTGCGCGTGGACCTGACGCAGAGCTCTGAGAGCTACTTCTTCTCCGAGCGCGAGCGGGAGAGCTCGCTGCCCGCCATGATGCCGTTCGCCCTATCTCTGGCCCGGCGGGCCGGCGCGTCCGATCATGCGGGTGTGCGCACGGCGGGCGACGCGCTGCGGGAGGCGATCGCCGACTTCACTCAGGAGCTGAGAACGCAGTTCCCGCTGAAGGCCCGCGACATGGACGAGACGCTCGTCGAGTACGCGATCCGGCACGGTCAGAAGCCGCCGGCCCTTACGGGCTGAAGGGAAGACCGCAGCGACTCCGCGACATGACAGCTCACCCGGACTCCGAGCGGAGCGGAGCCTGGCGGCGCGGCCGCTTTCGCGAAAGGGAAAGGGCCCGTCCGATGGACGGGCCCTGATGGCTCCCCGGCTTGGACTCGAACCAAGAACCTGCCGGTTAACAGCCGGCTGCTCTGCCAATTGAGCTACCGAGGATCATTCCTCTGCCCCTCGCGGGGCAACCCCACAATCTTAGCAAAGCGAAACGGATGCTCACGACACGGGCGCGCGCCCTGGCGTGTCGGGGGTCCAGAGCACCTGGCCGTCCGCGGACTGCGCGACGACGTGCCCACCGCGCAGGCGCAGATGCGCGGCGCCCAGTTCGCGCGCGAAGGCCGCGTCGTTGCTGGCGACGACCGCCGCCATACCCGCGTCGCGGCGCCGGCGCACGATCGCGTCGAACACGACGTGGCGGACCTCCAGGTCGATGTTGGCGAGCGGCTCGTCGGCGACGAGCACGCGCGGGTCGAGCACGAGCGCTCGCGCGAAGGCCACCCGCTGGCGCATGCCGGCGCTGAGCTCGAACGGGAACCGGTCGGCCGTGCCGAGCGGCAGGTGCATCTCGTCGAGCAGCCCTGCGACACGCACCGCGACCGCGCGGCTGTTGACCCGGCGGTCGCGCGACGTGATGGGCTCCGCGATCGTCTCGCTCACCGTAAGGCGCGCGGGGAGCCCGGCTCCGGCGCCCTGCGGCACATAGCCCACCCGGTAGGTCAGCACGCGCCGGTCGCGCCCCTTGTGGTGCACGGGGATCCCCGTCACGCGCGCCGATCCGCCGGAGACGGTCATCGTGTCGTCGAGCCGGCCCGCGAGCACCGCGAGCAGGCTGGACTTTCCGGATCCGGCCTCGCCGGAGACGGCGAGGATCTCCCCCGCCTTGAGGGTGAACGTCACGCCGTCGACGGCCCGGGTCTCCGGCCCTGCGCCCCAGCGACTCACGCTCAGGTCGTCGCAGACGACGGCATTGACGGGGTCATCCGGGACGCGGAACATGCGTCCCATCCTGCCTGGTACCCGGGCATCCGGGCCAGCCGCCTCATTCGACGTCGATCAGCGCGCGCCTTTCGTTGTCGAGGTCGCGCAGGCGCACGCGCAGGGACCGCCCCTCGTCGGAGGTCGGCGCGGTGCGCTGCACGGCTCCGAGCAGCTCCGCCTTCTCCCCGTCGAGCGAGCGCAGGACGAGGCGGCGGCAGATGTCGTTGACCGACGCGATCGCGTGGTCGTCGTCCCGCGCCGGGAAGTCGCGCGCGAGCAGCTCGCCCGCCAGCTGGCGGTACGGCTCGCGCACGGTCTCGATGGCGTTCAGCGCCCATCCGGGCCGCGTGCGATCCGCCGCCGCCGCCACGCTCGCGCGCACGGCCTCGAGGGCCTGCGTCCGGAACGGGATCCCGAGCGCACGCGCGAGGAGGGCCGGATCGATCCGGTGCCCGTAGAGAAGGACACCGGTGAGCGCGTCCCGCTCGAGCGCCACGTCGGTCGAGCGTGGCAGCGACGCGAGCGTCACGCGCTCCAGCGGCGCCTGCACGGCGGGCTCCGACCCTGGCATCGGCCGCGGCCCCGAGCCGGGCATCGGCCGGGGCTCCTGCCGAGCATCGCCCTTCGCACCCTGACCCACGGATCCGCTCGCCCTGCGCGCCGCCTGCTCGACCGCGCCGTGCACGTCGCGCGGCTCCATGCCGAGCTTGCGCGCCAGCACGCGCTCGTATCCGGCCCGCACCATCCGGTCGCGGATCGCCGCGACGATCGGGGCCGCCGAGCGCAGCGCGCCGATGCGCCCCTCGACGCTCGCGAGGTCGAAGCCGCCGATGCGGCGGTCGATCACGAACTCGAACATCGGCACGCGGTGGTCGAGCAGGCCGCGCACGGCGCCGTCGCCGCGCTGCAGACGCAGGTCGCACGGGTCCAGCCCGTCGGGCGCGATCGCCACATAGGTCTGGGCGTTGAAGCGGTTGTCCTCCGCGAACGCGCGGATCGCTGCCTTCTGGCCGGCCTCGTCGCCGTCGAACGTGAAGACGACCTCGCCGGATGCGGACTCGTCGCCCATCACGCGCCGCAGCACCGTGACGTGCTCCGACCCGAACGCCGTGCCGCAGGTCGCGATCGCGGTCGTCACACCCGCCAGGTGGCACGCCATGACGTCGGTGTACCCCTCCACCACGACGACGCGCTTGGGATCGCCGCGCGAGATGTCGCGCTTGGCCAGGTCGAGGCCGTACAGCACCTGCGCCTTCTTGTAGATCGGC
The Microbacterium sp. JZ31 genome window above contains:
- a CDS encoding potassium channel family protein, with product MTWFWTLCGIALIVGGLTEVFRTLLHPVGRGRLTRWVAQGTWHVCALFGSRGLVLAGPFGVIGVILLWVGMQIVGWAMVYLPHVPDGFSYSPGLRPEDYPDALEAFYFSAVSLSTLGLGDVAGSDPWVRFINPFESVIGFGLLTAAVSWFLELYPGLRRRRAFALRLAVLERAGFGVELPHIDAAVVAGTLHSLVAELAQVRVDLTQSSESYFFSERERESSLPAMMPFALSLARRAGASDHAGVRTAGDALREAIADFTQELRTQFPLKARDMDETLVEYAIRHGQKPPALTG
- a CDS encoding ATP-binding cassette domain-containing protein; translation: MFRVPDDPVNAVVCDDLSVSRWGAGPETRAVDGVTFTLKAGEILAVSGEAGSGKSSLLAVLAGRLDDTMTVSGGSARVTGIPVHHKGRDRRVLTYRVGYVPQGAGAGLPARLTVSETIAEPITSRDRRVNSRAVAVRVAGLLDEMHLPLGTADRFPFELSAGMRQRVAFARALVLDPRVLVADEPLANIDLEVRHVVFDAIVRRRRDAGMAAVVASNDAAFARELGAAHLRLRGGHVVAQSADGQVLWTPDTPGRAPVS
- the dnaG gene encoding DNA primase, coding for MPRIRQADVEEVKARTNIADVVGERVALRSAGVGSLKGLCPFHDEKSPSFHVRPQVGYYHCFGCGESGDVYTFLREMDHVTFTEAVERLAARIGYTLHYEDGGPAPETSGRSRLFAANAAAAEFFRGQLVSPEAEPARRFLGERGFDAGAAAHFGVGYAPKGWDAMLKALTAQGFSREELTTAGLVSTNQRGGVYDRFRGRLVWPIRDVTGQTIGFGARKLYDDDQGPKYLNTPETPIYKKAQVLYGLDLAKRDISRGDPKRVVVVEGYTDVMACHLAGVTTAIATCGTAFGSEHVTVLRRVMGDESASGEVVFTFDGDEAGQKAAIRAFAEDNRFNAQTYVAIAPDGLDPCDLRLQRGDGAVRGLLDHRVPMFEFVIDRRIGGFDLASVEGRIGALRSAAPIVAAIRDRMVRAGYERVLARKLGMEPRDVHGAVEQAARRASGSVGQGAKGDARQEPRPMPGSGPRPMPGSEPAVQAPLERVTLASLPRSTDVALERDALTGVLLYGHRIDPALLARALGIPFRTQALEAVRASVAAAADRTRPGWALNAIETVREPYRQLAGELLARDFPARDDDHAIASVNDICRRLVLRSLDGEKAELLGAVQRTAPTSDEGRSLRVRLRDLDNERRALIDVE